The following proteins are encoded in a genomic region of Zea mays cultivar B73 chromosome 9, Zm-B73-REFERENCE-NAM-5.0, whole genome shotgun sequence:
- the LOC103637907 gene encoding uncharacterized protein, which yields MGNVEATTTSSIVAPELLLGDALLKVAVFAVVQALVYLILRKSSGVFAPAAGMTARSFSFRPMRSMSVRRVLAAFSDVPVGVPESEDRAPSPSPMDPGAEPASE from the coding sequence ATGGGCAACGTGGAGGCGACGACGACGTCGTCCATCGTGGCACCGGAGCTTCTGCTTGGCGACGCGCTGCTCAAGGTGGCCGTGTTCGCGGTGGTGCAGGCGCTGGTCTACCTGATCCTGCGCAAGTCGTCCGGCGTGTTCGCCCCGGCGGCGGGGATGACGGCCAGGTCGTTCAGCTTCCGCCCGATGCGGAGCATGAGCGTCCGCCGCGTGCTGGCCGCCTTCTCCGACGTCCCCGTCGGCGTCCCGGAGTCGGAGGACCGCGCGCCGTCGCCTTCGCCGATGGATCCCGGTGCTGAACCTGCTAGCGAGTAG